The sequence CGGATAATCAAACGCATTATTATCCTGACTGTTTGCTGTATAAGCTTAAAGCTGTCCGGGCAATTAGTTGTCCACCGGTTAAAACTTTATACTATATCGCTTTGAAAATCCCTCCCAAGAGGCTGTCCGACAACCTTTAATTCCTCTCCCCCTTGCGGGGAGAGGTTAGGTGAGGGAAGAAATAAATTCATTTGGTTACACCCCCCTCTCCCAAGATGGGAGAGGGAGTTATCGGACGTGCTCCCAGCCTCCACATTCGGCGAGCTCATGTCGAGCCGCTTTTAAAAAGGGAGGAGTGGGATAAAGGGTGTTTCAGGTAGATTTTATAAAAATCAACCATCAGCAACGCAATTTTCTAACCACCTTTTCATAAGTCTTAACGGATGCGTTGAAAACTGTCTGATTATAACGGATAAAATTAAATTTCTCAACCGATTGATAATAAAAAAGGCAGCCTTCGGATTATTTCCGAAGCGCTGCCTTTTCCCAAGCTAATTAAAAAGATTATTCTGATTATGACCCCCAGTTGATACCGGTAATTGTCTTAGTTCTACTCTCCGATGCAGCGATAGCTTCTTCACTCATGGTTTTCGAGGAAATAATCGTAATAACCAGATTGCCGGTAGCAACATCTTTTGTCCAAGTTACATTAAAATCGCCAATATCGACGCCGGGCGAAGTTTCTGCGCCAGAACCGAGTAAATCGTTAGCAAAATGCTTAGTTCCATCAGTAGATAATACAGTAACATTGGTAGGGGCTTTTTGGTATAACAGAATATATTTTGAAAATGCATGATTGAATCGTGCCGCTGATTCCGACAATGCACCATTCAACGATGCTTTCACCGCATCATCCTGCATGGAGAAAAACTTGGGCACCGCTACCGCCGCCAAGATTCCCATGATAATGATGACAGCAATGATCTCAATCAGGGTAAAACCTTTTTCATTTTTTAGCATTTTTCTATTTTTCATGACTTAATCTCCCTTTGCCCAAGTATTGTAAAATGACGGCTTAGTTTTATATGGCAT is a genomic window of Desulfobacterales bacterium containing:
- a CDS encoding prepilin-type N-terminal cleavage/methylation domain-containing protein, encoding MKNRKMLKNEKGFTLIEIIAVIIIMGILAAVAVPKFFSMQDDAVKASLNGALSESAARFNHAFSKYILLYQKAPTNVTVLSTDGTKHFANDLLGSGAETSPGVDIGDFNVTWTKDVATGNLVITIISSKTMSEEAIAASESRTKTITGINWGS